The following proteins are encoded in a genomic region of Candidatus Zixiibacteriota bacterium:
- a CDS encoding respiratory nitrate reductase subunit gamma gives MSGLQVISYLSIAVFPVLLIAKMVRIARMPVHLRWDLYPIPHEKGKSAYGGSYFEEVDWWTKPRVRSLISELREMAKEIVFIHSVYKHNRPLWVFSFPFHIGMYCLIGLMALLVIGAIMGAAGIVVSADSANGFAVLVQHLTRILGAAGWILSVVGVLGLLFSRLLNRELRVATILSDYVNLLALLAVFATGLVSWITVDPSYAIMRGFVRSLITFQPVTGLPAATATHLWLMAGLLFYFPFTHMTHMVGKYFTYHKVRWEDEPNIRGTRIEQAVQAALGYKITWSAPHIKTGSTWADAAMTTGEVKNHE, from the coding sequence ATGAGCGGACTGCAAGTGATCAGCTACCTGTCCATCGCCGTCTTTCCGGTGCTCCTGATCGCCAAGATGGTCAGAATCGCGCGGATGCCGGTCCACCTACGGTGGGACCTCTATCCGATACCGCACGAAAAGGGCAAGAGTGCATACGGCGGCTCCTACTTCGAGGAGGTCGACTGGTGGACCAAACCGAGAGTACGGTCCTTGATCAGTGAACTCCGGGAAATGGCCAAGGAGATCGTCTTCATACATTCGGTGTACAAGCACAACCGCCCGCTGTGGGTGTTTTCCTTCCCCTTCCACATCGGGATGTACTGCCTGATCGGTCTGATGGCTCTGCTGGTCATCGGTGCCATTATGGGCGCCGCCGGGATCGTGGTGTCGGCCGACTCGGCCAACGGCTTCGCCGTCCTGGTGCAGCATCTCACGCGGATTCTGGGCGCGGCCGGTTGGATTTTGAGCGTCGTCGGCGTCCTCGGCCTGTTGTTCAGTCGCTTGCTCAACCGCGAGCTGCGCGTGGCCACGATCCTCAGCGACTACGTCAACCTGCTGGCCCTCCTGGCCGTGTTTGCAACCGGACTTGTGTCATGGATCACCGTCGACCCGTCCTACGCAATCATGCGCGGGTTTGTGCGGTCCCTGATCACCTTCCAGCCGGTGACGGGACTTCCGGCGGCAACGGCGACGCACCTGTGGCTGATGGCGGGGTTGCTCTTCTACTTCCCGTTCACCCACATGACCCACATGGTCGGCAAGTACTTCACCTATCACAAAGTCCGCTGGGAGGACGAGCCGAACATCCGGGGTACGCGGATCGAGCAGGCCGTTCAGGCGGCCTTGGGATACAAGATCACTTGGTCCGCGCCGCATATAAAGACAGGGAGCACTTGGGCCGACGCCGCGATGACGACCGGGGAGGTCAAGAACCATGAGTAA